In a genomic window of Infirmifilum sp. NZ:
- a CDS encoding S-methyl-5'-thioadenosine phosphorylase has protein sequence MSQAPPRVKIGIIGGSGLYSPDFLENVQEYKMHTPYGAPSSEIMIGEIKGVKVAFLPRHGKRHSIPPHMINYRANIWALKELGVERLISVSAVGSLREDYKPGDFVCTDQFIDMTKGRELTFYNGPVVAHVSMADPFCPELRSLCMESARRLGIRVHDKGTYVCIEGPRFSTRAESRLWRSFGADIIGMTLVPEVNLAREARMCFLNIAMVTDYDVWAEKPVTAHEVARVMAENTEKVRRLLVDLIPRIPAERRCQCARYLDEALL, from the coding sequence GTGTCACAAGCCCCTCCTCGAGTAAAAATAGGTATAATCGGAGGATCTGGCCTTTACTCTCCAGACTTCCTCGAGAACGTCCAGGAGTACAAGATGCACACTCCCTACGGAGCCCCCTCTTCGGAGATCATGATTGGTGAGATTAAGGGAGTAAAGGTTGCTTTTCTCCCCCGCCACGGGAAAAGGCACAGCATCCCGCCTCACATGATCAACTACCGCGCCAATATCTGGGCCCTCAAAGAGCTCGGTGTAGAGAGGCTAATCTCTGTCTCAGCGGTTGGAAGCTTACGTGAGGACTACAAACCTGGAGACTTCGTGTGTACAGACCAATTTATTGATATGACGAAGGGGCGCGAACTCACCTTCTACAATGGGCCCGTGGTGGCCCACGTATCCATGGCTGATCCATTCTGCCCAGAGCTCCGCTCGTTATGCATGGAGTCCGCTCGAAGGCTGGGTATAAGAGTCCACGATAAAGGAACCTACGTGTGCATCGAGGGACCTAGGTTTAGCACCCGGGCTGAGTCCAGGCTATGGAGAAGCTTCGGCGCGGACATTATCGGGATGACACTGGTTCCTGAAGTTAACCTAGCTCGCGAAGCCCGAATGTGCTTCCTCAACATCGCTATGGTCACAGATTACGATGTATGGGCTGAAAAACCCGTCACCGCTCACGAGGTGGCCCGCGTTATGGCCGAGAACACTGAGAAGGTTAGGAGACTACTGGTGGATCTCATACCTAGAATACCCGCTGAGAGACGTTGTCAGTGCGCCAGATACCTCGACGAGGCACTCCTTTAA
- a CDS encoding phosphoribosyltransferase, with amino-acid sequence MPRVNTKLVSWDEILNWTYELARMIERSGWKPDVVVSIARGGYVPARLLCDFLDVNDLVSVQVLHWGRAAEITAVAHVKYGFEADLKGKRVLLVDDICDTGDSIIVAREYIERKYSPAELRVAVMQWISSVAKIKPDYYVDEVKEWVWYQYPWTRAEDTTNFFEKIISESAKSGKTEWTYNELVEAFKDWYGIDVGERYYRLALERLARSGRLIVEADRIKVIR; translated from the coding sequence GTGCCCCGAGTTAACACGAAGCTGGTTAGCTGGGATGAGATCCTGAACTGGACTTATGAACTCGCGCGCATGATAGAGAGGAGCGGTTGGAAGCCGGACGTTGTCGTTTCGATAGCGCGAGGGGGCTATGTGCCCGCGCGCCTTCTCTGTGACTTCCTTGACGTAAACGATCTGGTCAGTGTCCAGGTTCTTCACTGGGGCAGGGCCGCAGAGATCACCGCTGTAGCCCATGTGAAGTACGGGTTTGAGGCCGATTTAAAGGGTAAGAGGGTTTTGCTAGTAGACGACATATGCGATACTGGGGACTCTATCATCGTGGCTCGCGAGTATATAGAGAGAAAGTACTCGCCCGCGGAGCTGAGAGTGGCCGTAATGCAGTGGATTAGCAGCGTGGCTAAAATCAAGCCGGACTACTACGTCGACGAGGTTAAAGAGTGGGTATGGTACCAGTATCCCTGGACGCGCGCGGAGGACACCACTAACTTCTTCGAGAAAATAATCTCCGAAAGTGCTAAATCTGGAAAAACCGAGTGGACATACAACGAGCTCGTAGAGGCTTTCAAGGATTGGTACGGGATAGATGTCGGGGAACGGTACTACAGACTCGCACTCGAGAGACTTGCTCGAAGCGGCAGGCTGATCGTGGAGGCAGACAGGATAAAGGTTATTCGATGA
- a CDS encoding TiaS agmantine-binding domain-containing protein: MELHIGVDDTDSPEGFCTTYLGYELVVEFQRRGYRFLDFPYLVRLNPNVPFKTRGNAAISIHLDVPEDKVPEIVDTVEEFVLRHSEHHGKTSPGFALLKGGVTDTLRELYRAALTSLVPRSYVEGLVASGMLDVMVFRRGKARGIVGALAAIGAYPLRDYTYELLVYRDPSFRGPKAVLDEGVIIEIDRKFRPTVFATYDYSERRPLVTPRGPDPVLMGFRSLSAETLLEVLEKYLKGRIKSLGAVGFILYKSNQATNAHLVFKKRVAEIRPYDSVILEATVKGRPLVLEGGHVKVEVCDGSGCIDSMFYKETGRLNRVARLLREGDVVEVGGGVIPRRVLTLNAEFLRVLSVKPIERVLNPLCPVCGSRLESAGRNKGYRCRKCGFRGNFLAKNREELPRILEPGLYVQSARAYRHLSRPLEVYGIERSFTAVLPPLAGPL, translated from the coding sequence ATGGAACTCCACATCGGAGTGGATGACACAGACTCACCGGAGGGTTTTTGCACAACCTATCTGGGTTATGAGCTAGTGGTTGAGTTCCAGAGGAGAGGCTACAGGTTTCTGGATTTCCCGTATCTGGTGCGTTTAAACCCTAACGTACCTTTCAAAACGAGAGGAAATGCTGCGATATCTATCCACCTCGACGTGCCTGAAGATAAAGTTCCAGAAATTGTAGATACTGTCGAAGAGTTTGTTTTGAGACACTCGGAGCATCACGGTAAAACTTCGCCCGGCTTTGCCCTGTTGAAAGGAGGGGTCACTGACACCCTACGAGAACTCTACCGGGCCGCGTTGACAAGCCTAGTCCCACGTAGCTACGTCGAGGGACTTGTTGCTAGCGGGATGCTAGACGTCATGGTTTTTCGGCGTGGGAAGGCTAGGGGCATTGTAGGGGCCCTAGCAGCCATAGGCGCCTACCCCCTGAGGGACTACACCTACGAACTATTGGTGTATAGGGACCCGAGCTTCAGAGGGCCAAAGGCCGTTCTAGATGAAGGGGTTATTATAGAGATAGATAGGAAATTCAGACCTACAGTTTTCGCTACGTACGATTACTCCGAGCGCAGGCCCCTCGTAACACCCCGAGGTCCTGACCCTGTTCTAATGGGGTTTAGGTCTCTGAGTGCCGAGACCCTGCTTGAAGTGCTAGAGAAATACCTCAAAGGACGTATCAAGAGCCTTGGTGCCGTAGGGTTTATCCTGTACAAGAGTAACCAGGCAACAAACGCTCACCTTGTGTTCAAGAAGCGGGTGGCGGAGATTAGGCCCTACGACTCAGTAATTCTCGAAGCGACTGTGAAAGGCAGGCCTTTAGTTCTCGAGGGAGGGCACGTCAAGGTTGAAGTATGCGATGGTAGTGGTTGCATCGACTCGATGTTCTATAAGGAGACTGGGAGGCTCAACAGGGTTGCGAGGTTGCTCAGAGAGGGTGATGTTGTGGAAGTCGGAGGAGGAGTTATCCCTAGAAGGGTTTTAACGTTAAACGCGGAGTTTCTACGCGTGCTCTCAGTCAAACCAATTGAGCGTGTTTTGAACCCGTTATGCCCCGTATGTGGTTCACGCCTAGAATCCGCCGGGAGGAATAAAGGGTACAGATGCCGCAAGTGCGGATTCCGCGGCAACTTTCTTGCCAAAAACCGGGAGGAGCTGCCAAGGATACTGGAGCCTGGCCTATACGTTCAGAGCGCTAGAGCTTACAGGCATCTGTCCCGACCGTTAGAGGTATACGGTATAGAGAGAAGTTTTACGGCGGTTCTCCCCCCGCTAGCTGGCCCCCTCTAG
- a CDS encoding MBL fold metallo-hydrolase, producing the protein MKTLEVIVSKGVFLGYNSLSIAFDPLMLPTGKPAVTLVSHAHQDHYSPSVLRKLSQKTHILMSPATRRIIDPARRLKNIIEVNPGETLEVEGLGIEAFHSGHIIGSLQFRVVIGDLTVVYTGDFNLERRVVLQPAKPLKGDVVLIDATYGSPDYVFPERKEIYAKIISILKEREGDEVVLKARRLGVAQEVTALLSMSTHIPVIVESEIAKYNEVYEEFGEILGRYAISNTPKQGFPLVARLSRKFPKKVFTLSLTGWAVKTGVPLSSHGDFRQLVEYVTASESQVVIPVCGFRKEFSEYVKEILGITASSDDKINIRL; encoded by the coding sequence ATGAAAACTCTAGAAGTAATCGTTAGTAAAGGGGTTTTTCTCGGCTATAACTCACTAAGTATCGCTTTTGACCCCCTCATGCTTCCAACGGGCAAGCCGGCCGTAACCCTCGTCTCGCACGCGCACCAGGATCATTACTCGCCGAGCGTTTTACGAAAGCTCTCCCAGAAAACTCATATACTGATGAGCCCGGCAACCAGAAGGATCATAGACCCTGCTCGCAGGCTGAAAAACATTATAGAGGTCAACCCGGGCGAAACGCTGGAAGTTGAAGGTTTAGGCATCGAGGCTTTTCATTCAGGACATATTATCGGAAGCCTCCAATTCCGCGTAGTGATCGGTGATCTGACGGTAGTGTACACGGGGGATTTTAACCTCGAGAGACGCGTCGTCCTCCAGCCGGCTAAGCCCCTAAAGGGAGACGTTGTGCTGATCGACGCGACGTATGGTAGCCCTGATTACGTTTTTCCAGAAAGAAAAGAGATCTACGCTAAGATCATCTCGATTTTAAAGGAGAGGGAGGGAGACGAGGTAGTGTTAAAGGCTAGGAGGCTTGGCGTAGCCCAAGAGGTAACTGCTTTATTGAGCATGTCCACCCATATACCTGTCATCGTGGAGTCAGAGATCGCGAAGTACAATGAAGTATACGAGGAGTTCGGTGAGATACTCGGGCGCTACGCTATCAGCAACACACCTAAGCAGGGATTCCCCCTTGTAGCGCGACTTTCACGAAAGTTCCCGAAGAAAGTTTTCACACTATCGCTCACTGGTTGGGCGGTTAAGACGGGGGTTCCGCTGAGTAGCCACGGGGACTTCCGGCAGCTCGTAGAGTACGTGACCGCGAGCGAGTCCCAAGTGGTCATCCCTGTTTGCGGCTTCAGGAAGGAGTTTTCTGAGTACGTTAAAGAGATACTGGGAATTACAGCCTCTTCAGATGATAAAATTAACATACGTCTGTAA
- a CDS encoding transposase, which yields MSLMPERAERVARRASRKVQRVSDDWIKGVFRELRNLVRKLRDRGYTPVIVAVVLRGGSLRGAKLQRTLLKVAERHENLALYDGARQFQPSDNVSGKQCPVCGAWGVELGKRYHRFPSCNIAHSRDWGACANAAKLFLKSPKRGVMTPLEGSQKSEGGG from the coding sequence ATGAGCCTGATGCCGGAGCGCGCCGAGAGGGTTGCGAGGCGGGCGTCGAGGAAGGTTCAAAGGGTGAGCGACGACTGGATTAAGGGCGTGTTCAGAGAGCTACGGAATCTGGTCAGGAAGCTGAGGGACCGGGGCTACACCCCCGTCATTGTAGCAGTTGTGCTCCGGGGAGGGAGCCTGAGGGGAGCAAAGCTACAGCGAACCCTATTGAAGGTCGCGGAGAGACATGAGAACCTAGCACTCTATGATGGAGCGAGGCAGTTCCAGCCGAGCGACAATGTCTCTGGGAAGCAGTGCCCTGTTTGCGGAGCATGGGGGGTAGAGCTGGGGAAACGCTACCACCGCTTCCCCAGCTGCAACATAGCTCACAGCAGAGACTGGGGCGCCTGTGCTAACGCGGCGAAGCTCTTTCTAAAAAGCCCCAAAAGGGGAGTCATGACCCCGCTAGAGGGCTCTCAGAAAAGTGAGGGGGGCGGATGA
- the ahcY gene encoding adenosylhomocysteinase, whose amino-acid sequence MPEYRVRDLSLADKGRLAVEWAERQMPVLRLIRERFSRESPLKGVRVAACMHVTKETAVLMLTLRDAGAEVALSASNPLSTQDHVAAYLVQEGIHVYAWRGMSEREYFEAIASAASIEPDITMDDGGDLTVMLHKIALGEKGGLDYEIGSSILNPGLARRVRGGTEETTTGVIRLRALEKEGTLLYPVIAVNDSLTKFMFDNRFGTGQSSIDGILRATNILLAGKNVVVVGYGWVGRGIAWRARGMGARVTVVEVDPIKALEAYYEGFNVADMATAAAMGDLFITATGNTDVVRAEHFLRMKDGALLANAGHFNVEISVRDLEKIATGKRRINEHVEEYTLPDGRRLYLIAEGRLVNLAAAEGHPSEVMDLSFGNQALAVKLLVERGARLDKKVYKLPKSIDRKIASLKLKSLGVKIERLTEEQRKYLLSWA is encoded by the coding sequence GTGCCCGAGTATAGGGTTCGTGACTTATCCTTGGCTGATAAAGGCAGGCTCGCCGTCGAGTGGGCTGAGCGGCAGATGCCAGTCCTAAGGCTCATAAGAGAGAGGTTTTCGCGTGAAAGCCCCTTGAAAGGGGTCAGAGTCGCCGCCTGTATGCACGTTACAAAAGAGACAGCCGTCCTCATGCTGACCCTCCGAGACGCTGGGGCTGAGGTTGCTCTTTCGGCTTCAAACCCTCTATCCACGCAGGATCACGTGGCTGCCTACCTTGTTCAAGAAGGCATTCATGTTTACGCTTGGCGCGGCATGAGTGAGAGAGAGTACTTTGAGGCTATCGCGTCCGCGGCATCCATCGAGCCCGACATCACTATGGATGATGGAGGAGACTTAACTGTAATGCTACATAAGATCGCTCTCGGTGAGAAGGGTGGGCTGGACTACGAGATAGGGTCTAGCATCTTAAATCCGGGTCTTGCCAGAAGAGTACGGGGAGGCACTGAGGAGACGACCACAGGTGTTATAAGGCTAAGGGCTTTGGAGAAGGAGGGGACACTCCTCTACCCCGTCATCGCCGTGAATGATTCACTCACTAAGTTCATGTTTGACAACAGGTTTGGAACCGGGCAGTCGTCGATCGACGGAATACTCAGAGCCACAAATATCCTGCTGGCTGGTAAGAACGTAGTCGTTGTGGGGTACGGGTGGGTTGGAAGAGGCATTGCGTGGAGAGCGCGGGGCATGGGAGCGAGGGTGACGGTAGTTGAGGTGGATCCCATAAAAGCGCTTGAAGCGTACTACGAAGGCTTCAACGTTGCGGATATGGCCACAGCAGCGGCTATGGGAGACCTGTTCATCACCGCAACCGGTAATACCGACGTCGTACGAGCTGAGCACTTTTTGCGCATGAAGGATGGAGCTCTTCTCGCTAACGCCGGACACTTCAACGTTGAGATCTCTGTGCGCGATCTCGAGAAGATCGCGACGGGGAAGAGGAGGATAAACGAGCACGTTGAAGAGTACACTCTACCAGACGGCAGAAGGCTTTACCTTATAGCCGAGGGCAGGCTCGTGAACCTGGCTGCCGCCGAGGGTCACCCCAGCGAGGTGATGGATCTCTCGTTCGGGAACCAGGCGCTAGCAGTTAAACTACTGGTTGAGAGAGGCGCCAGGCTGGACAAGAAGGTATACAAGCTTCCAAAGAGTATTGACCGCAAGATAGCCTCATTGAAACTTAAGTCCTTGGGTGTGAAGATCGAGAGGCTCACTGAGGAGCAAAGGAAGTACTTACTGAGCTGGGCTTAG
- a CDS encoding elongation factor EF-2 has protein sequence MVRYKQVSDIIKIMRNVEQVRNIGTLAHVDHGKTTTSDSLLMGAGILSPKVAGQALALDYVEIEQLRQMTVKAANVSLYHEWQGKPYVINLVDTPGHVDFTGHVTRSLRMMDGGIVVVDAVEGIMTQTETVVRQALQEYVRPLLYINKVDRLIKELRLEPREIQQRFVEIVKEFNGLIELYADKEFRDKWKVDFAKGQVAFGSALHKWGLTVPLAAEKGVKFDYIIDAYMHDNKEQLAQEFPLYVALLDMVVEHIPNPREAQRYRVPKLWRGDLNSEIGKAMLECDPDGPTVVAVSKITIDPHAGHVATGRVFSGTVTEGQEVYLVNAKDTARVLQVGLYMGPYREKTDQISAGNIVAMLGLEKARAGETVVDTRFKEAMVPFEHLAYVAEPVVTIALEPKKSSDLPKLVDILRKLAIEDPTLKVYINQETGEYLLSGVGTLHLEITLWELKQRTGIDIVTSPPIVRYRETIREKGQVFEGKSPNKHNKLYFYAEPLNEETIKLLQEGKVYPDQDWRERASILREYAGWDTDEARNIWDIDENFNIIVNKTTGIQYLREVRDTIIQGFRWTMEAGPLAQEPVRGVKVVLVDAVLHEDPAHRGPAQIMPATKNSIMATLLSAKPTLLEPILKVDVKVPTTHVSGVLNVLNRHRGKIIGMEEKGMIMRVLAELPVAESFNIADELREATQGRAFFAYEFYRWAPVPASQLEEIALAIRERKGLPKRLPRIEDFIGP, from the coding sequence ATGGTTCGCTACAAACAGGTCTCAGATATCATCAAGATAATGAGGAACGTTGAGCAAGTGAGGAATATAGGTACCCTAGCGCATGTTGATCACGGCAAAACGACGACTTCTGACTCACTGCTCATGGGTGCTGGAATCCTGAGCCCCAAGGTGGCTGGCCAAGCGTTGGCTCTGGACTACGTCGAGATCGAGCAACTTAGACAAATGACAGTGAAAGCTGCTAACGTGTCGCTTTACCACGAATGGCAGGGTAAGCCTTATGTAATCAACCTCGTAGATACTCCCGGGCACGTAGACTTCACCGGACACGTTACTAGGAGCCTTCGAATGATGGATGGAGGCATAGTAGTTGTAGATGCTGTCGAAGGCATTATGACACAGACCGAGACCGTCGTGAGGCAGGCTTTACAGGAGTACGTTAGGCCGTTGCTATACATAAACAAAGTAGACAGGCTTATAAAGGAGCTAAGGTTAGAGCCAAGGGAAATCCAGCAGCGGTTTGTAGAGATCGTTAAGGAGTTTAACGGTCTGATAGAGCTTTACGCAGACAAAGAGTTCAGGGATAAATGGAAGGTCGATTTCGCAAAGGGCCAGGTCGCATTCGGTAGCGCTTTGCACAAGTGGGGGCTCACAGTACCCCTAGCTGCAGAGAAGGGGGTAAAGTTCGACTACATAATCGACGCATACATGCACGACAACAAAGAGCAGCTTGCACAGGAGTTCCCGCTCTACGTGGCTCTGCTCGACATGGTCGTAGAGCATATACCCAATCCGAGGGAAGCCCAGAGGTACAGGGTACCCAAGCTCTGGCGTGGCGATTTGAATAGTGAAATAGGAAAGGCAATGCTGGAGTGCGACCCCGATGGTCCGACGGTCGTTGCGGTGAGCAAGATAACCATAGACCCGCATGCCGGGCACGTTGCTACCGGCAGAGTTTTTAGCGGTACTGTGACAGAGGGGCAAGAAGTTTACCTTGTAAATGCTAAGGATACCGCTAGAGTCCTGCAGGTAGGTCTATACATGGGGCCGTATCGAGAGAAAACCGACCAGATCTCGGCCGGAAACATAGTTGCTATGCTTGGGCTGGAGAAAGCCAGGGCCGGCGAAACCGTCGTAGACACAAGGTTCAAGGAAGCTATGGTGCCCTTCGAGCACCTGGCCTATGTCGCTGAGCCTGTGGTAACGATTGCTCTAGAACCGAAGAAGAGCAGCGATCTGCCTAAACTGGTTGATATTCTTCGAAAGCTCGCTATTGAGGATCCAACTCTAAAAGTGTATATCAACCAAGAAACGGGCGAGTACCTCCTAAGCGGAGTTGGCACACTGCACCTCGAGATAACGCTTTGGGAGCTCAAGCAGAGAACAGGCATCGACATCGTGACCTCGCCGCCTATAGTACGGTACAGAGAGACTATCCGCGAAAAAGGCCAGGTGTTCGAGGGTAAATCCCCCAACAAGCACAATAAGCTATACTTCTATGCCGAACCCCTCAACGAGGAGACGATAAAGCTCCTTCAAGAGGGTAAGGTCTACCCAGACCAGGATTGGCGTGAAAGAGCGTCTATTCTAAGGGAGTACGCTGGCTGGGATACTGATGAAGCTAGAAATATCTGGGACATCGACGAGAACTTCAACATAATCGTAAACAAGACAACGGGCATACAGTACCTCAGAGAGGTGCGGGACACAATAATTCAGGGCTTCAGATGGACTATGGAGGCTGGTCCACTGGCACAAGAGCCCGTAAGAGGCGTAAAGGTGGTCTTGGTTGACGCTGTTCTTCACGAGGACCCAGCGCATAGAGGTCCCGCGCAGATAATGCCAGCCACGAAGAACAGCATAATGGCGACTTTGCTATCGGCCAAACCCACTCTTCTAGAGCCCATACTGAAAGTGGATGTCAAAGTGCCGACAACTCACGTAAGCGGGGTTCTAAATGTCCTAAACAGACATAGAGGTAAGATAATAGGAATGGAAGAGAAAGGGATGATCATGCGCGTCCTCGCAGAGCTTCCTGTGGCTGAAAGCTTCAACATAGCCGATGAGTTACGCGAAGCAACGCAAGGTAGGGCTTTCTTCGCTTATGAATTCTACCGCTGGGCCCCTGTCCCCGCATCGCAACTAGAAGAGATCGCTCTTGCTATAAGGGAACGCAAGGGGTTGCCAAAGCGGCTCCCGAGAATTGAAGACTTTATCGGACCTTAG
- a CDS encoding tRNA (N(6)-L-threonylcarbamoyladenosine(37)-C(2))-methylthiotransferase, whose amino-acid sequence MKVFIETYGCWLNKGESEIMRTLLSRAGHVFVESPEVADVVVVNTCAVRGDTEVKIFRRLRELEELRKKLGFKLVVAGCLVNVRPKSILSIAPEASLIEPDSLEKIVEVVQNSGQVLELRTYPRARTTLPEHRGGVTYVLPVQSGCLGSCAFCIEWVTRGFGVKSYTVEAIIEAVKDAVRKGAKEVYLVGQDLAAYGYDLGTNLAGLVRRILEEVDGEYRIRIGMMEPMLLSKQLDALVDLMHDGRVYRYFHIPVQAGDDRVLRLMNRKYTVREYKSLIQRIRSAGFTSSVATDIIVGFPGEDEEAFKNTLRLIEDVKFDKVHVARYTLRPFTKGYVMRGLPEPVKKERSRIASEVSLRVAYEVNKGYVGRLSDVLVNSVSAKGDFVGRTIEYKPVILRGYDLKLGETVKVKIREATPLALVGDVVD is encoded by the coding sequence ATGAAGGTATTCATAGAGACTTACGGATGCTGGCTCAACAAAGGAGAGAGCGAGATAATGAGGACGTTGCTGTCGCGTGCCGGCCACGTCTTCGTGGAGTCACCCGAGGTGGCAGACGTAGTTGTGGTAAATACGTGTGCCGTTAGGGGTGATACTGAGGTTAAAATATTCAGGAGGCTAAGGGAGCTGGAGGAGTTGAGGAAGAAGCTGGGCTTTAAGCTGGTCGTTGCAGGCTGCCTTGTGAACGTTCGACCAAAGTCCATATTATCGATCGCGCCCGAAGCAAGCCTCATAGAACCGGATTCTCTTGAAAAGATAGTCGAGGTTGTTCAAAACAGCGGGCAAGTTCTTGAGCTTAGAACTTACCCCCGTGCAAGAACCACACTGCCTGAGCACCGGGGAGGAGTAACCTATGTTCTACCGGTCCAGTCGGGTTGCTTGGGGTCCTGCGCGTTCTGCATAGAATGGGTGACGAGAGGATTTGGCGTGAAAAGCTACACTGTGGAAGCTATCATCGAGGCCGTTAAAGATGCAGTGAGAAAGGGGGCCAAGGAAGTTTACCTGGTGGGGCAGGACCTAGCGGCGTATGGCTACGACCTGGGCACGAACCTTGCAGGTCTAGTGAGGAGAATACTTGAGGAGGTTGACGGTGAGTACAGGATCAGAATAGGAATGATGGAGCCCATGTTACTTTCCAAGCAGCTCGACGCCCTTGTAGACTTGATGCACGACGGCAGGGTCTACAGGTACTTCCACATACCAGTACAGGCAGGAGACGATCGCGTTTTAAGGTTGATGAACCGCAAGTACACCGTCCGCGAGTACAAATCGCTGATCCAGAGAATACGCTCCGCCGGGTTTACCTCTAGCGTAGCGACGGACATCATAGTTGGCTTTCCGGGCGAAGACGAAGAGGCCTTTAAAAACACATTAAGACTAATAGAGGACGTTAAATTCGATAAAGTCCACGTGGCCAGGTACACCTTAAGGCCATTCACAAAGGGATACGTTATGAGGGGCCTTCCAGAGCCTGTGAAAAAGGAGAGAAGCAGGATCGCCTCTGAGGTATCACTGCGAGTAGCTTACGAGGTGAATAAAGGGTACGTGGGACGCCTCTCCGACGTCTTGGTAAACTCGGTATCAGCAAAGGGGGATTTTGTTGGTAGAACCATCGAGTACAAGCCCGTGATCCTCAGGGGCTATGATCTCAAGCTGGGTGAGACGGTTAAGGTGAAGATAAGGGAGGCCACCCCACTAGCTCTCGTAGGAGATGTCGTAGATTAA
- the endA gene encoding tRNA-intron lyase, producing the protein MEPTPEHNQCAKTKAVLLGNRVVVFDREAANSLYFKGGFYGRFFTVPKPKTPDVKKELELSLFDAVYLAEQGCLDIYSASGEALRVDELKRLAMDAYENFEDAYAVYRDLRSRGYVVKSGMKFGSTFAVYKLGPGIDHAPFLVHVLDYHSKLDPLEIIRAGRLSHSVKKKFILAYRDPVDGTIRYFVFKWLM; encoded by the coding sequence GTGGAGCCCACGCCCGAGCACAACCAATGTGCGAAAACCAAAGCCGTGTTACTGGGGAACAGAGTAGTTGTATTCGATCGCGAAGCTGCGAACTCTCTCTACTTTAAGGGAGGTTTTTACGGCCGCTTCTTCACCGTGCCAAAGCCTAAAACACCAGATGTTAAGAAGGAGCTTGAGCTCTCTCTTTTCGACGCGGTTTACCTGGCAGAGCAAGGTTGTCTGGACATTTATAGTGCGAGTGGAGAGGCGCTTCGCGTAGATGAGCTGAAGCGTCTCGCGATGGATGCCTACGAGAATTTTGAAGATGCTTATGCCGTGTACAGGGATTTAAGGAGTAGAGGGTATGTGGTGAAATCAGGCATGAAATTCGGATCCACGTTTGCGGTATACAAGCTAGGACCTGGTATTGACCACGCACCTTTCCTTGTGCACGTCCTCGATTACCATAGTAAGCTGGATCCCTTGGAAATTATCCGCGCAGGTAGGCTCTCGCACTCTGTGAAGAAGAAGTTTATACTCGCCTATAGGGATCCAGTTGACGGGACGATAAGGTACTTTGTGTTCAAGTGGCTTATGTAG
- a CDS encoding 50S ribosomal protein L6, whose protein sequence is MVRVFHVEERVKIPENVKVQLEGKKVSVEGPLGKVERDFSFAKKIELSIENGFIKVEAYLANKREYSLVKTIASHINNMIIGVTKGFRYKMKVVYAHFPMTLKVDKDKVIIENFLGERGKRYAEILPGVKVKVEKEDVIIEGVDKEAVAQTAANIHHATQLTGDRRPSPHGREGTGPGVLDGIYLYAVEHLKS, encoded by the coding sequence ATGGTTAGGGTATTCCACGTCGAAGAGAGAGTTAAGATTCCCGAGAACGTGAAGGTGCAGCTAGAGGGCAAGAAGGTAAGCGTTGAGGGTCCTCTCGGTAAGGTTGAGCGCGACTTCAGCTTTGCGAAGAAGATAGAACTGTCCATTGAGAATGGCTTCATTAAGGTTGAGGCTTACCTGGCAAACAAGCGTGAATACTCGCTCGTAAAAACCATAGCGTCTCACATAAACAACATGATAATAGGAGTAACTAAGGGTTTCCGGTATAAGATGAAGGTAGTCTATGCTCACTTCCCAATGACGCTTAAGGTCGACAAAGACAAAGTGATAATCGAAAACTTCCTGGGTGAGAGAGGCAAGAGGTACGCTGAAATCCTGCCTGGAGTTAAAGTGAAGGTGGAGAAAGAGGACGTCATCATTGAGGGTGTGGACAAGGAGGCTGTCGCCCAAACTGCGGCCAATATACACCATGCGACGCAGCTAACTGGAGATAGGAGACCCAGCCCGCACGGGCGTGAGGGCACAGGCCCCGGTGTGCTCGACGGCATATATCTCTACGCCGTTGAGCATCTGAAGTCATAA